The following proteins come from a genomic window of Paenibacillus sp. CAA11:
- the kdpC gene encoding potassium-transporting ATPase subunit KdpC, whose amino-acid sequence MNMFAAPSIQEDHEAAESKRGFLSTIVRLSFVFVLICGMVYPLAATGVAQLLMPGRANGSLIVNADGQAIGSELIGQSYTDPGLFHGRVSSIDYNAAASGSNNYGPSNPDMLGRTRSFIEQWSKDNPDEDISKLPVDLATNSGSGLDPHITPAAAGVQISRVSRYTGIPVSQLKQLIARHTEGPDLGLFGERRVNVLKLNLDVLKLKAGER is encoded by the coding sequence ATGAACATGTTTGCGGCACCATCTATTCAAGAAGACCATGAAGCCGCCGAATCCAAAAGAGGCTTCCTGTCCACCATTGTACGGCTTAGCTTCGTATTTGTTCTGATCTGCGGCATGGTATATCCTCTGGCGGCCACGGGCGTAGCCCAGCTTCTGATGCCCGGACGGGCGAATGGCAGCCTGATCGTGAATGCAGATGGTCAGGCGATCGGCTCGGAGCTCATCGGCCAGTCCTATACTGATCCGGGCCTGTTCCATGGCCGGGTCTCCAGCATTGACTATAATGCGGCAGCATCAGGTTCGAATAATTACGGGCCTTCGAATCCCGATATGCTGGGCCGTACAAGGAGCTTCATCGAGCAGTGGAGCAAAGATAATCCCGATGAGGACATAAGCAAGCTGCCGGTGGATCTGGCAACCAATTCGGGCTCGGGACTAGACCCGCATATTACGCCGGCTGCGGCCGGGGTACAAATTTCCAGAGTCAGCCGCTACACCGGCATTCCGGTTAGTCAATTGAAGCAGCTGATCGCGCGCCATACGGAAGGCCCTGATCTGGGACTGTTTGGCGAGCGAAGAGTCAATGTACTAAAGCTGAACCTGGATGTGCTGAAGCTAAAGGCAGGGGAGCGCTAA
- a CDS encoding ABC transporter permease yields MKIMALVLRILRQFLRDKRTLALMLIAPLFVLTLMSLVFGGKAYHPHLGTIGELNGLSSVIQEESASLTTYPNLEQAEAALENREIDAVISMKSDRSLFVKLEGSEGSVNRAVLQLLQKMMSTLHPTAAAEPEITYLHGSADMTSLDQFGPILIGFFVFFFVFLVAGVAFLRERTSGTLERLLSTPLRRWEIVMGYVAGFGIFTIVQALLISWYSIQVLGIMMEGAFWLVLLLTLLMSLTALTLGTLLSAYADNELQMIQFIPIIIVPQLFLSGLFPLETLPGWLRALGKIMPLPYGAQGMSDVMLRGKGWSAIAGDVYILLAFSLVFMILNILALKKYRKI; encoded by the coding sequence ATGAAGATCATGGCCCTGGTGCTGCGCATCTTAAGACAGTTTCTGAGAGACAAGCGAACTCTGGCACTCATGCTGATTGCCCCCCTGTTTGTACTCACCTTAATGAGCCTCGTGTTTGGCGGTAAAGCCTATCATCCTCATCTAGGCACGATAGGCGAACTGAATGGGCTTAGCAGTGTAATCCAAGAAGAGAGTGCTTCACTCACCACGTATCCTAATCTTGAGCAGGCCGAGGCCGCACTGGAGAACCGCGAGATCGACGCTGTGATTTCTATGAAGAGCGACCGCTCTCTCTTCGTGAAGCTTGAAGGCAGCGAGGGATCTGTGAACCGGGCCGTGCTTCAGCTCCTGCAAAAAATGATGTCCACCCTGCATCCAACAGCAGCGGCTGAGCCGGAGATTACCTATCTGCACGGGTCGGCCGATATGACCAGCCTCGATCAATTCGGACCGATTCTGATTGGCTTCTTCGTCTTCTTCTTCGTCTTTCTCGTGGCCGGAGTCGCCTTCCTTCGGGAAAGAACAAGCGGTACGCTGGAACGCCTGTTGTCTACCCCTCTGCGCCGATGGGAAATCGTCATGGGTTATGTTGCCGGCTTCGGCATCTTCACCATCGTTCAAGCCCTGCTGATCTCCTGGTACAGCATCCAGGTGCTCGGCATCATGATGGAAGGGGCCTTCTGGCTTGTACTCCTGCTTACCCTGCTGATGTCTTTGACCGCCTTGACCCTAGGAACCTTATTGTCGGCCTATGCGGATAACGAGCTCCAAATGATTCAGTTCATTCCGATTATCATCGTGCCCCAGCTGTTCCTGTCCGGACTGTTTCCGCTGGAGACCCTCCCCGGCTGGCTGAGGGCGCTTGGCAAAATCATGCCTTTGCCTTACGGGGCCCAAGGGATGAGCGATGTGATGCTGCGCGGAAAAGGCTGGAGCGCCATTGCAGGGGATGTATATATCCTGCTCGCTTTCTCCCTGGTATTCATGATTCTTAACATTCTTGCACTCAAAAAATACCGCAAAATTTAA
- the kdpB gene encoding potassium-transporting ATPase subunit KdpB, with translation MSKLQRKKLLTGPMVRNAVKDSVVKLNPITLLKNPVMFVVEIGTVLVLVMILFPGYFGAAASRGFNIAVFLILLFTVLFANFAEALAEGRGKAQANSLKRTKQDITARKVTGTVVKKVSSSELRKGDVVIVSQGELIPGDGEVIEGLASVDESAITGESAPVIKEAGGDFNSVTGGTRVVSDEIKVRITSDPGESFLDRMISLVEGAERQKTPNEIALNTLLISLTLIFLIVVVTLRPIADYLHADLEIPVLIALLVCLIPTTIGGLLSAIGIAGMDRVTQFNVLAMSGKAVEAAGDINTMILDKTGTITFGNRMASEFIPTAGTAEEELTNWAVISSLKDETPEGRSVLELAKALGRLDESLLQTAGEFIEFKAETRMSGMDLPDGRKVRKGAVDAVRRWVMDQQGDVPADLVAIGEQVSRLGGTPLAVAVDHRVLGVIYLKDTVKPGMKERFEELRQMGIKTIMCTGDNPLTAATIAKEAGVDDYIAESTPEDKIAVIRREQEAGKLVAMTGDGTNDAPALAQADVGLAMNSGTTAAKEAANMVDLDSDPSKIIEVVAIGKQLLMTRGALTTFSISNDIAKYFAIIPAMFTVAIPQMERLNVMHLGSPSSAILSALIFNAIIIPLLIPLAMRGVSYKPMSSSRLLARNLLLYGLGGVVVPFLGIKLIDLLVSIWI, from the coding sequence ATGAGTAAATTACAGAGAAAGAAGCTGCTGACCGGGCCAATGGTCCGGAATGCCGTCAAGGATAGCGTGGTCAAATTGAACCCGATCACCCTACTGAAGAATCCGGTAATGTTCGTGGTGGAAATCGGTACAGTGCTGGTTCTGGTGATGATTCTCTTCCCCGGATATTTCGGGGCCGCAGCTTCAAGAGGGTTCAATATTGCGGTGTTTCTGATTCTGCTGTTTACCGTTCTGTTCGCGAACTTTGCGGAGGCGCTGGCAGAGGGCAGGGGGAAGGCGCAGGCCAATTCCCTAAAGCGGACCAAGCAGGATATCACGGCTAGGAAGGTGACGGGCACCGTTGTTAAGAAGGTATCCTCCTCGGAGCTGAGAAAAGGGGATGTGGTCATCGTCAGCCAAGGCGAACTGATCCCGGGAGACGGTGAAGTGATCGAAGGGCTGGCTTCTGTGGACGAATCCGCTATTACTGGGGAGTCAGCTCCGGTGATCAAGGAGGCTGGCGGTGATTTCAACTCGGTGACCGGGGGAACCCGGGTGGTCAGCGATGAGATCAAGGTGCGGATTACCAGTGATCCGGGAGAGTCTTTTCTGGACCGGATGATCTCGCTCGTCGAGGGTGCGGAGCGCCAGAAGACGCCGAATGAGATTGCGCTGAATACGCTTCTGATCAGCCTGACGCTGATTTTTCTCATCGTGGTGGTTACCCTGCGGCCTATCGCCGATTATCTTCATGCCGATTTGGAAATTCCGGTGCTGATTGCGCTCTTGGTATGCTTGATTCCTACCACTATCGGTGGCCTGCTGTCTGCCATTGGGATTGCGGGTATGGACCGGGTCACCCAGTTCAATGTGCTCGCCATGTCGGGCAAGGCTGTGGAGGCGGCTGGCGATATTAACACGATGATACTGGATAAGACCGGAACGATCACCTTCGGCAACCGGATGGCCAGCGAGTTCATTCCGACAGCCGGAACGGCTGAAGAGGAGCTGACGAATTGGGCGGTGATCAGCTCCTTGAAGGATGAGACGCCGGAAGGGCGCTCGGTGCTGGAGCTGGCCAAGGCGCTGGGACGACTCGATGAGAGCCTGCTGCAAACCGCCGGAGAATTCATCGAGTTTAAAGCCGAAACCCGCATGAGCGGCATGGATCTGCCGGACGGGCGCAAGGTCCGCAAAGGAGCCGTTGATGCTGTAAGACGCTGGGTTATGGACCAGCAAGGGGATGTGCCTGCCGATCTGGTAGCCATAGGAGAGCAGGTCTCCAGGCTTGGCGGAACCCCGCTGGCGGTGGCAGTGGATCATCGGGTTCTTGGAGTGATCTATCTCAAGGATACGGTGAAGCCCGGGATGAAGGAACGGTTTGAAGAGCTGCGACAGATGGGCATCAAGACGATTATGTGCACGGGGGATAACCCTCTGACAGCTGCGACGATCGCGAAGGAAGCCGGGGTGGATGACTATATTGCCGAGAGCACGCCCGAGGATAAAATTGCCGTGATCCGCCGGGAGCAGGAGGCAGGCAAGCTGGTGGCCATGACCGGGGATGGAACCAATGATGCCCCGGCACTGGCTCAGGCCGATGTAGGTCTCGCTATGAACAGCGGGACGACAGCGGCCAAGGAAGCGGCGAATATGGTGGATCTGGACTCCGATCCTTCCAAGATTATTGAGGTGGTCGCGATCGGTAAGCAGCTCTTGATGACGCGAGGAGCGCTTACCACATTCAGCATTTCAAATGATATTGCCAAATATTTCGCCATCATTCCTGCGATGTTCACGGTGGCCATCCCACAGATGGAGCGGCTGAATGTGATGCATCTCGGCTCGCCCAGCTCGGCCATTCTCTCAGCGCTGATCTTTAACGCGATCATTATTCCGCTGCTGATCCCGCTGGCCATGCGGGGAGTTAGCTACAAGCCGATGAGCTCCTCCAGGCTGCTTGCCCGCAATTTGCTGCTGTACGGGCTGGGAGGGGTTGTGGTTCCTTTCCTGGGAATCAAGCTGATTGATCTTCTGGTCAGCATCTGGATATAG
- a CDS encoding alkaline phosphatase, whose translation MKRQTRNRFKKVLALSAAAALVSAGILSSQASAAPKKAKNVILFVGDGMGTAQRDAIRLATVGVKGKLAMDDMPYTGRVHTSSTSAVTDSAASATAYASGVKTYNGAIGMDANKKPVKTILEYAKDAKKATGIVTTSQVTDATGAAFAAHVENRSAQSDIALQYLTKSKVDVILGGGEDFWLPAGTPGAFKDEPAEDPSEKSKGTQGNLIEKAKKLGYTYAKSKTELQNAKGSKLLGLFANEEMFQANPEGEGDLYNPVVPLADMTKKAISTLSTNKNGFFLVVEEEGTDEMAHQNNAKLTIKAGQELDKAVKVAKDFAKKNPDTLVLVLADHETGGFSIENVDDKDESGDGISKEDGPFAIAGSKEQFIVDWTTSGHTAVDIPVTAMGSHAELFTGTYENTEIFTKIAQAMGLKIKK comes from the coding sequence ATGAAACGACAAACTCGGAATAGATTTAAGAAGGTGCTCGCATTGTCCGCCGCAGCGGCGCTTGTGTCTGCCGGCATTTTGTCCTCGCAAGCATCAGCTGCACCGAAGAAGGCGAAGAATGTCATTTTGTTCGTAGGTGATGGGATGGGCACGGCCCAACGGGATGCCATTCGCCTTGCCACGGTAGGCGTAAAAGGCAAGCTTGCCATGGATGATATGCCATACACAGGGCGCGTACATACAAGCTCAACTTCTGCGGTAACAGACTCTGCGGCGTCCGCTACCGCCTATGCCAGCGGTGTGAAGACCTATAACGGAGCGATTGGCATGGATGCTAACAAGAAGCCGGTCAAAACCATTCTGGAGTATGCGAAGGATGCCAAGAAGGCGACAGGGATCGTAACGACAAGCCAGGTTACGGATGCGACGGGAGCGGCATTTGCTGCCCATGTGGAGAACCGGTCTGCGCAAAGCGACATCGCCCTTCAGTATTTGACGAAGAGCAAGGTCGACGTCATTCTGGGCGGGGGCGAGGATTTCTGGCTTCCAGCAGGTACGCCGGGTGCTTTCAAAGATGAGCCTGCCGAAGACCCATCTGAGAAGAGCAAGGGAACGCAGGGCAATCTGATCGAGAAAGCCAAGAAGCTTGGCTATACTTATGCGAAGAGCAAGACAGAGCTTCAGAATGCCAAAGGCAGCAAGCTGCTGGGACTGTTCGCCAATGAAGAGATGTTCCAAGCCAATCCTGAGGGTGAAGGCGACCTGTACAATCCGGTGGTTCCCCTTGCGGACATGACGAAGAAGGCAATCAGCACGCTTTCTACGAACAAGAACGGGTTCTTCCTGGTGGTTGAAGAAGAGGGAACCGATGAGATGGCGCACCAGAACAATGCCAAGCTTACGATTAAAGCCGGTCAAGAGCTGGATAAAGCGGTGAAGGTTGCCAAGGATTTTGCCAAGAAAAATCCGGACACCCTCGTGCTGGTACTGGCTGACCATGAGACAGGCGGTTTCTCCATCGAGAATGTGGATGACAAGGATGAGTCCGGGGACGGCATCTCCAAGGAAGATGGTCCCTTTGCCATTGCAGGCTCCAAGGAGCAGTTCATAGTGGATTGGACAACGTCCGGCCATACTGCGGTCGATATTCCTGTAACGGCTATGGGCAGCCATGCGGAGCTGTTTACCGGGACCTATGAGAATACAGAAATTTTCACGAAGATTGCACAGGCCATGGGACTTAAGATTAAGAAATAA
- a CDS encoding TetR/AcrR family transcriptional regulator, with translation MAQHEPVEEWLQELLNMDEEHKMTAKQLKIIEAAVEVFSEKGYSAASTSEIAQKAGVAEGTIFRHYKTKKDLLLSITFPLMSKLVGPFILNNFNEVLMKDYPTFEEFLRAVLHNRLQFARKHLKIIKILLQEIPFQPVLREQFIENVGSKVLGRMQEIITHFQEKGELIPVPTLTAVRFTASSVLGLFIVHLLLMPEKPWDEEQEIEQTIRLIMNGMAAEKGS, from the coding sequence ATGGCCCAGCATGAGCCGGTAGAAGAATGGCTTCAAGAGCTGCTCAATATGGATGAGGAGCACAAAATGACCGCGAAGCAGCTGAAGATTATCGAGGCTGCCGTCGAGGTGTTCTCCGAGAAAGGCTATTCCGCTGCATCCACCAGCGAGATTGCCCAGAAGGCAGGAGTTGCAGAAGGGACCATTTTTCGGCATTACAAGACCAAGAAGGACTTGCTCTTATCCATTACCTTTCCTTTAATGAGCAAGCTGGTCGGACCCTTTATCCTGAATAACTTCAATGAGGTGCTCATGAAGGACTATCCTACCTTCGAGGAGTTTCTTCGCGCGGTGCTGCATAACCGGCTGCAATTTGCGCGCAAGCACCTGAAGATCATCAAGATTTTGCTGCAGGAAATCCCTTTTCAGCCCGTACTTCGCGAGCAATTTATTGAGAACGTGGGCAGCAAGGTGCTGGGACGGATGCAGGAGATCATTACACATTTTCAGGAAAAAGGGGAGCTTATCCCCGTTCCCACGCTAACGGCGGTGCGCTTTACCGCCTCCTCCGTCCTCGGGCTGTTCATCGTCCACTTGCTGCTCATGCCTGAGAAGCCTTGGGATGAGGAGCAGGAGATCGAGCAGACCATCCGGCTGATCATGAACGGCATGGCAGCAGAAAAAGGATCATAA
- a CDS encoding ABC transporter ATP-binding protein, whose translation MSNNSPVIHAAQISKKFGAKTVLQDISLQVPSAQTFGLLGPSGSGKTTLVKILTGIDQATSGSVQVLGMTVPSLPVLRQIGYMAQSDAMYMELSAKENLEFFAALYGLRGHKRKQRIQEVMEIVALEEHLHKKVAAFSGGMKRRLSLAVALLHEPPLLVLDEPTVGIDPLLRQSIWRNLKELNTQGTSILLTTHVMDEAEKCDQLGMIRDGRLLAVGTPADLMNQTGSSTMEEAFLFYGGDRS comes from the coding sequence ATGTCCAACAACTCTCCTGTGATCCATGCAGCGCAGATCAGCAAGAAGTTTGGAGCCAAGACCGTGCTTCAAGACATATCGCTTCAGGTGCCCTCCGCCCAAACGTTCGGTCTGCTTGGCCCTTCGGGTTCGGGAAAAACAACGCTGGTCAAGATTCTTACCGGCATCGATCAAGCCACCTCCGGCTCTGTTCAAGTGCTCGGCATGACGGTTCCCAGCCTGCCCGTTCTAAGGCAAATCGGCTATATGGCCCAGTCTGATGCCATGTACATGGAGCTTAGTGCCAAGGAAAACCTGGAGTTTTTTGCAGCATTATATGGACTAAGAGGCCACAAGCGCAAACAGAGAATTCAAGAAGTGATGGAGATTGTCGCACTGGAAGAGCACCTTCATAAGAAGGTTGCTGCCTTCTCGGGAGGAATGAAGCGCCGGCTATCCCTGGCGGTAGCGCTGCTTCATGAACCGCCCCTGCTGGTTCTGGACGAACCAACGGTAGGCATAGACCCCTTGCTGCGGCAATCCATCTGGCGCAATTTGAAGGAGCTTAATACACAGGGCACTTCCATTCTGCTGACCACCCATGTCATGGATGAAGCCGAGAAATGTGATCAGCTGGGCATGATCCGCGATGGACGCTTGCTGGCTGTCGGGACGCCTGCTGATCTAATGAATCAAACCGGCTCCTCTACGATGGAAGAAGCCTTTCTATTTTATGGAGGTGACCGTTCATGA
- a CDS encoding universal stress protein, whose amino-acid sequence MEPFRRKTPEEILESIYELKRGRLKVYIGPVSGSGKTYQMLREGQALQKQGVDVVLCAVSTNQRLDTIDQLAKLERIPSLHWSRKGVEVKDLDLSAIVRRNPEVLLSDGLAHRNRPGAEHPGRLEDIKYLLDQGISVITTINVFELEGAADLARELTGIHTDYLLPAEALSLADEVCLVDVTPEKILERFNRGRMGRQQSYPPLSKEKLGKLREIALRLVAEEVDGSLQKHREAEGVKGQAGIAEKVLVAAQYYWNGSIHIRRGQQIAKRLNAELLICSFWKRGVKPSREAAAFKRAIWKLAGKLGTPIREISVRSRREIAVQLAKVAGDTQVTRIVMGHSKQTLWQDIWKGSIVKALLRHIRYTDVFLIADRSEAEGERLLPTRKAGPVRERGSFNRLSREELHHKIEGIRRGTFKVYIGCAPGVGKTYKMLREGNELLGEGIDVVVGLLETHGRQETLEQVGSLALIPKRSLDYRGRRLEEMDISAIIQRNPEVVLVDELAHTNMPGSRNSKRYMDIMELLEAGISVISTMNVQHLESLNDAVEQITGIRVRETVPDRILHIADEVELIDLTPHALRQRMKEGKIYASSKVEQALSNFFRMGNLIALRELALRELADDVDERLEAWERDGSLRGPWRRREVIYVCVTLSPEAERLIRRGFRIAYRLKAVWYVTYVMEKRRMETAAGQRLEELRALTERLGGCFKCIEKKRGQRIPAILLERANKLGSTQIILGQSGASWLRNLLRGNVTAEMLRRARHMDILIASSSGGAVSNKKGS is encoded by the coding sequence ATGGAGCCCTTTCGCCGGAAAACGCCGGAGGAAATCCTTGAGTCGATTTATGAGCTGAAGCGGGGCAGGCTGAAGGTCTATATCGGGCCGGTGAGCGGATCAGGGAAAACGTACCAAATGCTCCGGGAAGGGCAAGCGTTGCAAAAGCAGGGGGTGGACGTTGTGCTGTGCGCGGTGTCCACCAACCAGCGCTTGGATACGATCGATCAGCTTGCCAAGCTTGAGCGAATTCCCAGCCTTCACTGGTCCAGGAAGGGAGTCGAGGTCAAGGATCTCGACCTTTCAGCCATTGTGCGGCGAAATCCCGAGGTTCTGCTCAGCGATGGGCTGGCCCACCGGAATCGTCCCGGGGCTGAGCATCCGGGGAGATTGGAGGATATCAAATATCTTCTCGATCAAGGCATCAGTGTCATTACTACAATTAATGTGTTTGAGCTTGAGGGGGCTGCTGATCTTGCCAGGGAGTTGACGGGGATTCATACGGACTATCTTCTGCCCGCGGAAGCTCTAAGCCTCGCCGACGAGGTTTGTTTGGTGGATGTAACCCCCGAGAAAATCCTTGAGCGTTTTAACAGGGGCCGAATGGGCCGGCAACAGAGCTACCCGCCGCTCAGCAAAGAGAAGCTCGGTAAGCTCCGCGAAATAGCTCTCCGTCTGGTAGCAGAGGAAGTGGACGGTTCCTTGCAGAAGCACCGGGAGGCTGAAGGGGTAAAGGGGCAGGCAGGCATAGCAGAGAAAGTGCTGGTTGCGGCCCAGTATTACTGGAACGGGTCGATCCACATTCGCAGAGGGCAGCAGATCGCCAAACGTCTGAATGCCGAGCTGCTCATTTGCTCCTTCTGGAAGCGAGGCGTGAAGCCGAGCCGCGAAGCCGCAGCGTTTAAGCGAGCCATCTGGAAGCTTGCCGGTAAGCTGGGAACACCGATTAGGGAGATTTCCGTTCGGTCCCGGCGAGAGATCGCTGTGCAGCTTGCGAAGGTTGCGGGGGACACCCAAGTAACCCGGATTGTCATGGGGCATTCCAAACAGACCCTTTGGCAGGATATCTGGAAGGGGTCCATTGTCAAAGCTCTGCTGAGGCATATCCGGTACACGGATGTGTTTCTGATAGCCGATCGGTCCGAAGCGGAGGGGGAGCGCTTGCTTCCAACCCGCAAAGCGGGTCCGGTACGGGAGCGAGGTTCCTTCAACCGGCTGAGCCGTGAAGAGCTTCATCATAAAATAGAAGGTATCCGCAGGGGGACCTTCAAGGTGTATATTGGCTGTGCGCCGGGTGTAGGAAAAACCTACAAGATGCTCCGCGAAGGGAATGAGCTGCTTGGCGAAGGAATCGACGTGGTGGTTGGCCTGCTTGAAACGCATGGCCGGCAGGAAACGCTCGAGCAGGTGGGGAGTCTTGCGCTGATTCCCAAGCGGTCCTTGGACTATCGCGGCAGAAGGCTTGAAGAGATGGATATTTCAGCCATTATCCAGCGGAATCCCGAGGTGGTGCTGGTGGACGAACTGGCGCATACCAACATGCCGGGAAGCAGGAACAGCAAGCGCTACATGGATATTATGGAGCTGCTTGAGGCAGGCATCTCGGTGATTTCCACGATGAATGTTCAGCATCTAGAGAGCCTGAATGATGCGGTGGAACAAATTACGGGAATTCGGGTCAGAGAGACCGTACCCGACCGGATACTGCACATCGCTGACGAAGTCGAGCTCATAGATTTAACTCCCCACGCGCTCAGGCAGCGCATGAAGGAAGGGAAAATCTATGCAAGCTCCAAGGTAGAGCAGGCGCTCAGCAACTTTTTTCGGATGGGCAACTTGATCGCTTTACGTGAGCTTGCGCTAAGGGAACTCGCGGATGATGTGGACGAACGGCTGGAGGCGTGGGAACGGGACGGTTCCCTGAGGGGACCGTGGCGTCGCAGGGAGGTCATCTATGTGTGCGTCACCTTAAGTCCGGAGGCTGAACGCTTGATCCGCCGCGGTTTTCGGATTGCTTACCGCCTCAAGGCGGTATGGTATGTCACCTATGTTATGGAGAAGCGGCGGATGGAGACGGCAGCTGGCCAGCGGCTGGAGGAGCTTCGGGCACTGACGGAACGCCTGGGTGGATGCTTTAAATGCATTGAGAAGAAGAGGGGACAGCGTATCCCTGCTATTCTGCTGGAAAGGGCGAACAAGCTTGGGAGCACTCAGATCATTCTGGGGCAGTCCGGCGCATCCTGGCTGCGGAATTTGCTGCGCGGTAATGTAACCGCCGAGATGCTGCGCCGTGCAAGGCATATGGACATTCTGATCGCCTCAAGCAGCGGGGGAGCAGTCAGCAACAAAAAAGGATCATAA
- the kdpA gene encoding potassium-transporting ATPase subunit KdpA, giving the protein MGIVQIAVVIVILILLVKPVGTYLFHVFSNEPNRLERWFGPAERGIYRLIGLKSTKGMSWKKYALSFLLTNLVLVIFSYLILKLQGGLPFNPSGTKGMEGTLNFNTVISFMTNTNLQHYSGETGLTYFSQMAVITMMMFTSAASGFAVAIAFVRGITGRASVGNFFQDFVKAHTRVFIPLALIVCLALVALHVPQTLKPAADVVTLEGSRQEIAMGPVASLEAIKHLGTNGGGFFGANSAHPFENPSPLTNVIEILSMWTLPAALPYTFGLFAKNKRQGWVIFGAMMILFILLLSLNYYAESRGNPAIQAMGIDASQGNMEGKEVRFGIPQSSLFTTVTTAATTGSVNNMHDAQTPLGSITPLALMMLNNVFGGKGVGLINMLMYGILGVFLCGLMVGRTPEFLRKKIEAREMKLIAIAILIHPLIILAPTAAAFLTKLGYGAVSNPGFHGLSQVLYEFTSSAANNGSGFEGLADNTPFWNLATGGVMLLGRYISIAAMLAVAGSLLRKKPVPETVGTFRTDSRLFTGILIGTVLIIGALTFLPVIVLGPVAEYLTLG; this is encoded by the coding sequence ATGGGCATCGTGCAAATTGCAGTTGTCATTGTGATATTGATCCTGCTGGTTAAGCCGGTAGGTACTTATTTGTTCCATGTGTTCTCAAATGAGCCGAATAGGCTGGAGCGCTGGTTTGGTCCGGCAGAGCGCGGCATTTACAGACTGATTGGCCTTAAATCGACGAAGGGCATGTCTTGGAAAAAGTATGCGCTCAGCTTCCTGCTGACGAATCTTGTGCTTGTGATCTTCAGCTACTTGATTCTGAAGCTGCAGGGAGGACTGCCATTCAATCCCTCAGGCACGAAAGGCATGGAAGGAACGCTGAACTTCAATACGGTGATCAGCTTCATGACCAACACCAATCTGCAGCATTACAGCGGGGAGACCGGGCTGACTTACTTCTCGCAGATGGCTGTTATTACTATGATGATGTTCACCTCTGCTGCCAGCGGTTTTGCCGTTGCGATTGCGTTTGTAAGGGGGATTACTGGCAGAGCCTCTGTAGGTAATTTTTTTCAGGATTTTGTCAAGGCGCATACGCGTGTGTTCATCCCGCTGGCGTTGATCGTCTGCCTGGCTCTTGTGGCCCTTCACGTCCCGCAGACTCTGAAGCCGGCAGCCGACGTGGTGACGCTTGAAGGAAGCCGGCAGGAAATCGCTATGGGGCCGGTTGCATCGCTGGAGGCGATTAAGCATCTGGGCACGAACGGGGGCGGATTTTTCGGGGCGAACTCGGCTCACCCCTTCGAGAATCCGAGTCCGCTGACGAATGTGATTGAGATCTTGTCCATGTGGACGCTCCCGGCTGCATTGCCGTATACCTTTGGCCTGTTTGCCAAGAACAAGCGGCAGGGCTGGGTGATCTTCGGCGCCATGATGATCTTGTTCATCCTGCTGCTGTCCCTTAATTACTATGCGGAAAGCCGCGGAAATCCGGCAATACAGGCCATGGGCATCGATGCTTCGCAAGGGAATATGGAAGGCAAGGAGGTGCGCTTCGGCATCCCTCAATCCTCGCTGTTTACGACGGTTACAACCGCAGCTACCACCGGCAGTGTGAACAATATGCATGATGCGCAGACGCCGCTTGGCAGTATTACACCGCTGGCCTTGATGATGCTGAACAATGTGTTTGGCGGCAAAGGGGTAGGACTGATCAACATGCTGATGTACGGCATTCTTGGCGTATTCCTCTGCGGTCTGATGGTAGGCAGAACGCCGGAGTTTCTCCGGAAGAAGATTGAAGCCCGGGAGATGAAGCTGATTGCGATTGCGATTCTTATCCATCCGCTGATTATTCTGGCCCCGACCGCTGCGGCTTTTCTGACAAAGCTTGGCTATGGAGCGGTCAGCAACCCGGGCTTTCACGGGTTATCCCAGGTGCTGTATGAATTTACTTCTTCGGCCGCCAATAACGGTTCCGGATTTGAGGGGCTGGCGGATAATACGCCGTTCTGGAACCTGGCGACCGGGGGCGTTATGCTGCTCGGCCGATACATTTCAATAGCGGCGATGCTGGCGGTAGCCGGTTCGCTGCTGCGCAAGAAGCCGGTTCCTGAGACGGTGGGGACGTTCAGAACGGATAGCCGGTTGTTTACCGGTATCTTGATCGGGACCGTGCTGATTATTGGGGCCCTTACCTTCCTTCCGGTCATTGTGCTTGGACCGGTGGCCGAATATCTGACCCTGGGTTAG